One Rhizobiales bacterium GAS188 DNA window includes the following coding sequences:
- a CDS encoding 23S rRNA m(2)A-2503 methyltransferase, with product MQVTTAIAAPTPVAATRPASLAGLDRALLADKLAEIGVPARERRMRTAQLWNWIYHRGATDFSAMTTIGKEMRAVLAQNFSLERPQVVAEHVSSDGTRKWLLRMAPKGPHDKGAEIETVYIPEVDRATLCVSSQVGCTLTCTFCHTGTQRLVRNLEAAEIVGQLLVARDRLGDWPVAALPGGTGEPANPRLISNIVFMGMGEPLYNFDGVKAAVETVSDGEGLSLSRRRITLSTSGVVPMIPRAGAEIGTMLAISLHAVRDELRDELVPLNKKYPIKDLLEACRAYPGLSNARRITFEYVMLKGVNDSDREARELVRLLRGIPAKINLIPFNPWPGTRYECSDWERIEAFSEIVFNAGYASPIRTPRGRDILAACGQLKSETEKLRARARLMLESGIGAEGMFANVD from the coding sequence TTGCAAGTGACGACAGCCATCGCAGCCCCGACGCCCGTAGCCGCGACGCGGCCGGCCTCGCTTGCGGGGCTCGACCGAGCCTTGCTTGCCGACAAGCTCGCCGAGATCGGGGTGCCGGCGCGCGAGCGGCGCATGCGCACCGCGCAGCTCTGGAACTGGATCTACCACCGCGGCGCCACCGATTTCTCGGCGATGACCACGATCGGCAAGGAGATGCGGGCCGTGCTCGCGCAGAATTTCAGCCTCGAGCGGCCCCAGGTCGTCGCCGAACATGTGTCGTCGGACGGCACCCGTAAATGGTTGTTGCGCATGGCGCCCAAGGGTCCCCATGACAAGGGTGCCGAGATCGAAACCGTCTATATTCCGGAGGTCGACCGCGCCACGCTCTGCGTCTCGAGCCAGGTCGGCTGCACCTTGACCTGCACTTTCTGCCATACCGGCACCCAGCGCCTGGTGCGCAATCTCGAGGCGGCGGAGATCGTCGGGCAGTTGCTCGTGGCACGCGACCGTCTCGGGGATTGGCCGGTCGCCGCCCTGCCCGGCGGAACCGGCGAGCCGGCCAACCCGCGGCTCATCTCGAACATCGTGTTCATGGGCATGGGCGAGCCGCTCTACAATTTCGACGGGGTGAAGGCCGCGGTCGAGACGGTCTCGGATGGCGAAGGCCTCTCCTTGTCGCGCCGGCGCATCACGCTCTCGACCTCGGGCGTCGTCCCGATGATCCCGCGCGCCGGCGCCGAGATCGGCACCATGCTGGCGATCTCGCTGCATGCGGTGCGCGACGAGCTGCGCGACGAGCTGGTGCCGCTCAACAAGAAATACCCGATCAAGGATCTGCTCGAGGCCTGCCGCGCCTATCCGGGCTTGTCCAATGCGAGGCGCATCACCTTCGAATATGTGATGCTCAAGGGCGTCAACGATTCGGACCGCGAGGCGCGCGAATTGGTGCGCCTGCTGCGCGGCATCCCGGCCAAGATCAACCTGATCCCCTTCAACCCCTGGCCCGGCACGCGCTATGAATGCTCCGACTGGGAGCGCATCGAGGCCTTCTCCGAGATCGTCTTCAACGCCGGTTATGCCTCGCCGATCCGCACCCCGCGCGGACGCGATATCCTCGCCGCCTGCGGCCAGTTGAAGAGCGAGACCGAGAAGCTGCGCGCCCGGGCACGCCTGATGCTCGAGAGCGGCATCGGCGCCGAGGGCATGTTCGCCAACGTCGACTGA
- a CDS encoding 23S rRNA (adenine2030-N6)-methyltransferase: MNYRHGFHAGNFADVLKHAVLARMLVHLRGKDKPFRVIDTHAGRGAYDLGSEEARRTGEWRDGIGRLIELPGQGGAGRLDRGLADFLSPYLEGVAAWRAEHGELTYPGSPAIVRHFLRRDDRLIAIEAQERIFAKLAKLFPAGSRAKALQLDGYTGWGAFVPPKERRGLVIVDPPYEARDEFEAVAAGLAAAARKWPSGMTLIWYPLKDRALVERFASRLAALALPDLWRVELDTGAGDGEAGRGEPGLAACGLILVNPPWTLPEELRRVLPALAARLARGSQARASCERLGTRPTAGARES; the protein is encoded by the coding sequence ATGAATTACCGCCACGGATTCCACGCCGGGAATTTCGCCGATGTGCTCAAGCATGCCGTGCTGGCGCGCATGCTGGTGCATCTGCGCGGCAAGGACAAACCGTTCCGGGTCATCGACACGCATGCGGGACGCGGCGCCTATGATCTCGGCAGCGAGGAGGCGCGCCGCACCGGCGAATGGCGGGACGGGATTGGACGCCTGATCGAGCTTCCCGGCCAGGGCGGCGCCGGCAGGCTCGATCGCGGCCTTGCCGATTTTCTGTCGCCCTATCTCGAAGGAGTCGCCGCCTGGCGGGCCGAGCATGGCGAGCTGACGTATCCGGGATCGCCGGCGATCGTGCGCCATTTCCTGCGTCGCGACGACCGCCTGATCGCCATCGAGGCGCAGGAGCGCATTTTCGCCAAGCTCGCCAAGCTCTTCCCGGCCGGCTCGCGGGCCAAGGCGCTGCAGCTCGACGGCTATACGGGCTGGGGCGCCTTCGTTCCGCCGAAGGAGCGGCGCGGCCTCGTCATCGTCGATCCTCCTTACGAGGCACGGGACGAGTTCGAAGCGGTCGCGGCCGGGCTCGCGGCCGCCGCCAGGAAATGGCCGTCCGGCATGACGCTCATCTGGTATCCGCTCAAGGATCGCGCGCTGGTCGAGCGCTTCGCTTCGCGGCTGGCGGCGCTGGCGCTCCCCGATCTGTGGCGCGTCGAGCTCGACACCGGAGCTGGGGATGGCGAGGCCGGAAGAGGCGAGCCCGGACTTGCTGCTTGCGGCCTCATCCTTGTCAACCCGCCCTGGACGCTTCCCGAGGAGCTCCGCCGCGTCTTGCCCGCTCTCGCGGCGCGTCTCGCACGCGGATCGCAGGCGCGGGCCTCCTGCGAGCGCCTCGGCACGCGCCCAACTGCAGGCGCCCGGGAGAGCTGA
- a CDS encoding amino acid/amide ABC transporter membrane protein 1, HAAT family: MTPEIALLLAEDGIANGAIYVLVGLGIVLVFVVTRVIFVPFGDILAYTALTLGALERHRLPGTVWLVLTLAVIASAMEVAHHWRSARLADLPRGLALHGGLPLLPAIAVVLLAGRDLPPVVAIPLTLALVLPIGPLLYRIAFRPLADAPVLVLLMVAVALHFAVSGLALFYFGPEGVRTQPLTRAVLRLGDLIVPGQTLIILAGCGVVCLLLFLVFARTAMGKALRATAVNRLGARLCGISPAQTGAWAFLLASALAGITGIIVGPVATLYYDSGFIIGLKAFVGAIIGGLVSYPMAALGALFVGLLESYAAFWSSAFKEVIVFSALIPILIWRSLQSRHQLEDEDDAEEEAAA; this comes from the coding sequence ATGACCCCCGAAATCGCGCTGCTCCTCGCCGAGGACGGCATCGCCAACGGCGCGATCTATGTGCTGGTCGGCCTCGGCATCGTGCTGGTTTTCGTCGTCACCCGCGTGATCTTCGTGCCGTTCGGCGATATCCTGGCCTATACGGCCCTGACGCTCGGCGCACTCGAGCGCCATCGGCTTCCCGGCACAGTCTGGCTGGTGCTGACGCTCGCCGTGATCGCCTCGGCGATGGAGGTGGCGCATCATTGGCGGTCGGCGCGCCTCGCGGACCTGCCGCGCGGCCTCGCTCTGCATGGCGGCCTGCCCCTGCTGCCGGCCATTGCGGTCGTGCTGCTCGCCGGCCGTGATTTGCCGCCCGTGGTCGCCATTCCCCTGACGCTGGCTCTCGTGCTGCCGATCGGCCCGCTCCTCTATCGGATCGCCTTCCGGCCGTTGGCGGATGCGCCGGTGCTGGTGCTGCTGATGGTGGCGGTGGCGCTGCATTTCGCCGTGTCCGGCCTGGCGCTCTTCTATTTCGGGCCGGAAGGCGTGCGCACCCAGCCCTTGACGCGCGCCGTGCTGCGGCTCGGCGACCTCATCGTGCCTGGCCAGACGCTGATCATCCTGGCGGGTTGCGGGGTCGTCTGCCTGTTGCTGTTCCTGGTCTTCGCGCGCACCGCCATGGGCAAGGCGCTCAGGGCGACGGCGGTCAACCGGCTCGGCGCGCGCCTGTGCGGCATCAGCCCGGCGCAGACCGGGGCCTGGGCCTTCCTGCTCGCTTCGGCGCTGGCGGGCATCACCGGCATCATCGTCGGTCCGGTTGCGACGCTCTATTACGATTCAGGCTTCATCATCGGGCTCAAGGCCTTCGTCGGCGCCATCATCGGGGGGCTCGTCAGCTATCCGATGGCGGCGCTCGGCGCGCTGTTCGTGGGCCTTCTCGAAAGCTATGCGGCCTTCTGGAGCAGCGCCTTCAAGGAGGTGATCGTATTCTCGGCCCTCATCCCGATCCTGATCTGGCGGTCGCTGCAATCTCGCCATCAGCTCGAGGATGAGGACGACGCCGAGGAGGAAGCCGCCGCATGA
- a CDS encoding putative copper resistance protein D yields the protein MEIDVPLVAARWLHFLSLMVVFGASLFPLYAVPARLGATSLPGLARTGRAVRLAAYLALASVLAWVCRSLVIMVGDIDGVFDRDTLSGFFLETSFGPVWLARLFLLLVMAILATSRSEGRGRATLLAGLGAGALASQAWIGHAAMASGTELSAELACYMVHVLTAGAWIGGLVPLGLWLAARPRADLATDHAVLLRFSNAAVIFVLLILASGIANSIFRLGSARDLAMTAYGWTILAKGLLFAMMLIAAAFNRWRLMPRMDKRGIEAIAAIRRNILVEEVLAGLVLAAAALLGTLPPQA from the coding sequence ATGGAGATCGATGTCCCGCTCGTCGCGGCCAGATGGCTGCATTTCCTGAGCCTGATGGTGGTGTTCGGGGCATCGCTCTTCCCGCTCTACGCCGTGCCGGCGCGGCTTGGGGCGACGAGCTTGCCCGGGCTTGCCCGGACCGGGCGCGCCGTTCGGCTCGCCGCCTATCTGGCGCTCGCCTCGGTCCTCGCCTGGGTCTGCCGCTCGCTCGTCATCATGGTCGGCGATATCGACGGCGTATTCGACCGCGACACGCTCAGCGGCTTCTTTCTCGAGACGAGCTTCGGGCCCGTCTGGCTGGCGAGGCTCTTCCTCCTCCTGGTCATGGCAATCCTTGCGACGAGCAGGTCCGAGGGGAGGGGCCGAGCAACGCTGCTGGCGGGGCTCGGCGCCGGCGCCCTCGCGAGCCAGGCCTGGATCGGCCATGCCGCGATGGCGAGCGGGACGGAGCTCTCGGCCGAGCTCGCCTGCTACATGGTGCATGTGCTGACGGCCGGCGCCTGGATCGGCGGGCTCGTGCCGCTCGGCCTGTGGCTCGCCGCACGGCCGAGGGCCGACCTCGCCACAGATCACGCCGTCCTGCTGCGCTTCTCGAATGCCGCGGTGATTTTCGTCCTGCTGATCCTCGCGAGCGGCATCGCCAACAGCATCTTCAGGCTCGGCTCGGCGCGTGATCTCGCCATGACGGCCTATGGCTGGACGATCCTGGCGAAGGGCCTGTTGTTCGCGATGATGCTGATTGCGGCGGCCTTCAATCGCTGGCGGCTGATGCCGCGCATGGACAAACGCGGGATCGAGGCGATCGCCGCGATCCGGCGCAATATCCTGGTCGAGGAAGTGCTGGCGGGGTTGGTTCTCGCAGCCGCTGCCCTGCTCGGCACCTTGCCGCCGCAAGCTTGA
- a CDS encoding high-affinity iron transporter, with amino-acid sequence MLGALIIVFREVIEAGLIVGITMAVTRGIPGRGRYIGAGVAAGVIGACLVGAFINTISNAFQGVGQELFNAGILGVAVVMLAWHNVWMARHGREIAVEMRKAGEAVHSGASTLAGLAIVVTVAVLREGAEVALFLYGIFIASEPGSGTSLLAGGFIGLLLGGVVTVLTYGGLLRIPSRYIFGVTSVLIALLAAGLASQAVGFLQQADVVTALSEQLWDSSHILSDTSIVGRVLHTLIGYNDHPSAMQGLCYVATLAVIASLMKLFAHPVPAQARA; translated from the coding sequence GTGCTCGGCGCACTCATCATCGTCTTCCGCGAGGTCATCGAGGCTGGGCTGATCGTGGGCATCACCATGGCGGTGACGCGCGGCATCCCCGGACGCGGCCGCTATATCGGCGCCGGCGTTGCCGCGGGCGTGATCGGCGCCTGCCTGGTCGGCGCCTTCATCAACACCATCTCCAACGCCTTCCAGGGCGTGGGGCAGGAATTGTTCAATGCCGGCATTCTCGGCGTCGCGGTCGTCATGCTCGCCTGGCATAATGTCTGGATGGCGCGCCATGGCCGCGAGATCGCGGTGGAAATGCGCAAGGCCGGCGAGGCGGTGCACTCCGGCGCCTCGACGCTCGCCGGGCTCGCCATCGTGGTGACCGTCGCGGTGCTGCGCGAGGGCGCCGAGGTCGCCTTATTCCTCTACGGCATCTTCATCGCGTCCGAGCCGGGTTCGGGAACGAGCCTGTTGGCCGGCGGCTTCATCGGGCTCTTGCTCGGGGGCGTCGTTACCGTGCTCACCTATGGCGGCCTGCTGCGGATACCGAGCCGCTATATCTTCGGGGTGACGAGCGTGCTGATCGCGCTGCTCGCCGCCGGGCTCGCCTCGCAGGCCGTGGGTTTCCTGCAGCAGGCCGATGTTGTTACCGCCTTGTCGGAACAGCTCTGGGATTCGTCGCATATCCTCTCGGATACCAGCATCGTCGGGCGGGTGCTGCACACGCTGATCGGCTATAACGACCACCCGTCGGCCATGCAGGGCCTGTGCTATGTGGCGACGCTCGCCGTCATCGCGAGCCTCATGAAGCTGTTCGCCCATCCGGTCCCGGCGCAAGCGCGAGCCTGA
- a CDS encoding glutathione synthase, with translation MPLIVAVQMDPIERINIAGDSTFALMLEAKARGHSLLVYTPDKLSMLDGKVSALMRPVEVREVVGDHAGLGEPRRVDLADTNVVLMRQDPPFDLAYITATHMLERVHPKTFVVNDPASVRNAPEKIFVTEFPELMPPTLITRDKAEIEAFRKQHGEIVMKPLHGHGGASVFKVACEDANFGSLYDLFSATFKEAWVVQRFLPEVVKGDKRIILVEGVARGAVNRVPQANDIRSNMVRGGAAEAAQLSPREQEICERIGPALRQRGLIFVGIDVIDGYLTEINVTSPTGIRAIRNTGGPDLAVVIWDAIEARLKTGSAPA, from the coding sequence ATGCCCCTCATCGTCGCCGTGCAGATGGATCCGATCGAGCGCATCAATATTGCGGGCGATTCGACCTTCGCGCTCATGCTGGAGGCGAAGGCGCGCGGCCACTCGCTGCTCGTCTACACGCCCGACAAGCTGTCGATGCTCGACGGCAAGGTGAGCGCCCTGATGCGCCCCGTGGAGGTGCGCGAAGTGGTCGGCGATCATGCCGGGCTCGGCGAGCCGCGCCGCGTCGATCTTGCCGACACCAATGTGGTGCTGATGCGCCAGGACCCGCCCTTCGATCTCGCCTATATCACGGCGACCCATATGCTCGAGCGCGTGCATCCGAAGACCTTCGTCGTCAACGATCCGGCGAGTGTGCGCAACGCGCCCGAGAAGATCTTCGTCACCGAATTCCCCGAGCTCATGCCGCCGACCTTGATCACCCGCGACAAGGCCGAGATCGAGGCCTTCCGCAAGCAGCATGGCGAGATCGTCATGAAGCCGCTGCATGGCCATGGCGGGGCCTCGGTGTTCAAGGTCGCTTGCGAGGATGCGAATTTCGGCTCGCTCTACGACCTGTTCTCCGCCACCTTCAAGGAGGCATGGGTGGTGCAGCGCTTCCTGCCCGAGGTGGTCAAAGGCGATAAACGCATCATTCTGGTCGAAGGCGTCGCGCGCGGCGCCGTCAACCGGGTGCCCCAGGCGAACGACATCCGCTCCAACATGGTGCGTGGCGGCGCCGCGGAGGCGGCGCAATTATCGCCGCGCGAGCAAGAGATCTGCGAGAGGATCGGCCCGGCTCTGCGGCAGCGCGGCCTGATCTTCGTCGGCATCGACGTGATCGACGGCTATCTGACCGAGATCAACGTCACCTCGCCGACCGGCATCCGCGCCATCCGCAACACGGGCGGGCCCGATCTCGCGGTGGTGATCTGGGACGCCATCGAGGCCAGGCTGAAGACGGGCAGCGCCCCGGCATGA
- a CDS encoding two-component system, cell cycle sensor histidine kinase and response regulator CckA, with the protein MTGVTARATINRANRNQSLGLTLLVVGLLVGALLIVLLVSRGQTSPFIGVTLAFLSSAGVFFLLAWAFRILPFGLAPANNDLTQAIADSSPDGMLISAPGGQIIYANEAYLSLSQGPSQGAITPVERLFSGPPEVSEAIYRLAQAARQGRRAVEEIRLSQPVGSATGSVAWYRLRVRPIPRGTGPSAALWTVSDITRDRERQENVFQELQQAIDYLDHAPAGFMSVDASGAIAYMNATLASWLDHDLAQIGVGGLKLTDVVAGDASPLITHLTGAPGDVATDILDVDLRKRGGETIPVRLLHRVAFAHDGAPGASRTLVLDRGPRGDQDEAQRAAEVRFARLFNTTPFALALVDVTGRILSANASFLRLFSGALRPDTGEGRQISAVVADSSRPAIDRAVTSAAGGHSTTAPIDAALAGKDNRSARFFVTPTGNVGGDGEAAIVYAIETTEQRALEAQFAQAQKMQAVGQLAGGVAHDFNNVLQAIIGYSDLLLTNHRPTDPAFQDIIQIKQNANRAKNLVQHLLAFSRRQTLRPQVLQLGELISDLSMLARRLVGETVKLDMRQGRDLWDVHADATQFEQAILNLAVNARDAMPGGGELAIHTRNLPQAECATFSLQGLVPADYVLVEIADTGTGISPENIEKIFEPFFTTKEVGKGTGLGLSMVYGFVKQTGGFIYADSVLGKGTVFRIFLPRYVEEAKTAQETTAAQETASAQDGAATAAASSELAPADMPDTRAVDHTGSGRVLLVEDEEAVRKFAARALASRGYEVLEAASGREAIELLDKADGPMDLVVSDVVMPEMDGPSLMRELRKRDPDLKIIFVSGYAEDAFAKNLPEGEKFMFLPKPFTLKQLIETVKSAIG; encoded by the coding sequence ATGACCGGCGTGACGGCCCGAGCTACCATCAACCGCGCGAACCGCAACCAGAGCCTCGGACTGACGCTCCTCGTCGTCGGGCTCCTGGTCGGCGCATTGCTGATCGTGCTGCTCGTATCGCGCGGCCAGACCTCGCCCTTCATCGGGGTGACGCTCGCCTTCCTCTCATCGGCAGGCGTGTTCTTCCTGCTCGCCTGGGCTTTCCGCATTTTGCCATTCGGGCTCGCTCCGGCGAACAACGACCTCACCCAGGCGATCGCCGATTCCTCCCCCGACGGCATGCTGATCAGCGCCCCCGGCGGCCAGATCATCTATGCCAACGAAGCCTATCTGAGCTTGAGCCAGGGCCCGAGCCAGGGCGCGATCACCCCGGTCGAACGCCTGTTCTCGGGCCCCCCGGAAGTTTCGGAAGCCATCTATCGACTGGCGCAGGCGGCCCGTCAGGGGCGCCGTGCGGTGGAGGAGATCAGGCTGTCCCAGCCGGTCGGGAGCGCCACGGGCAGCGTCGCCTGGTATCGGCTGCGCGTGCGCCCGATCCCGCGCGGCACCGGCCCGAGCGCGGCGCTGTGGACGGTGTCGGACATCACGCGCGACCGCGAGCGCCAGGAAAACGTCTTCCAGGAGCTGCAGCAGGCGATCGACTATCTCGACCATGCGCCGGCAGGCTTCATGTCGGTCGATGCCTCGGGCGCCATCGCCTATATGAACGCCACGCTCGCCTCCTGGCTCGATCACGACCTGGCCCAGATCGGGGTCGGCGGGCTCAAGCTCACCGATGTGGTGGCGGGCGATGCCTCTCCCCTGATCACCCATCTGACAGGCGCGCCTGGGGATGTGGCGACCGACATCCTCGATGTCGACCTCAGGAAGCGCGGCGGCGAGACCATTCCGGTGCGGCTGCTGCATCGCGTCGCCTTCGCGCATGACGGCGCGCCGGGCGCCTCGCGCACGCTGGTTCTCGATCGCGGCCCCAGGGGCGACCAGGACGAGGCGCAACGGGCGGCCGAAGTGCGCTTCGCAAGGTTGTTCAACACCACGCCCTTCGCGCTGGCGCTCGTCGACGTCACCGGCAGGATCCTCAGCGCCAATGCCTCGTTCCTGCGCCTGTTCAGCGGGGCGCTGCGCCCCGACACCGGCGAGGGACGGCAGATCTCGGCGGTGGTGGCGGATTCCAGCCGGCCCGCAATCGACCGAGCCGTGACGAGCGCGGCCGGAGGCCACAGCACCACGGCACCGATCGACGCCGCGCTCGCCGGCAAGGACAATCGCTCGGCCCGCTTCTTCGTGACTCCCACCGGCAATGTCGGCGGCGACGGCGAGGCGGCGATCGTCTACGCCATCGAGACGACCGAGCAGCGCGCCCTCGAAGCGCAGTTCGCCCAGGCCCAGAAGATGCAGGCAGTCGGCCAGCTCGCCGGCGGTGTCGCCCATGACTTCAACAATGTGCTGCAGGCGATCATCGGCTATTCCGACCTCTTGCTCACCAATCACCGGCCGACCGATCCCGCCTTCCAGGACATCATCCAGATCAAGCAGAACGCCAATCGGGCGAAGAACCTGGTGCAGCATCTCCTGGCCTTCTCGCGGCGCCAGACGCTCAGGCCCCAGGTGCTGCAGCTCGGCGAGCTGATCAGCGATCTGTCGATGCTGGCCAGGCGCCTGGTCGGCGAGACCGTCAAGCTCGATATGCGTCAGGGACGCGATCTGTGGGACGTGCATGCCGATGCCACCCAGTTCGAGCAGGCGATCCTCAACCTCGCCGTCAATGCGCGCGACGCCATGCCGGGCGGCGGCGAGCTTGCCATCCACACCCGCAACCTGCCGCAGGCCGAATGCGCGACCTTCAGCCTTCAGGGGCTGGTGCCGGCCGATTACGTGCTGGTCGAGATCGCCGATACCGGCACCGGCATCTCGCCGGAGAATATCGAGAAGATCTTCGAACCCTTCTTCACCACCAAGGAAGTCGGCAAAGGCACCGGGCTCGGATTGTCGATGGTCTACGGCTTCGTGAAGCAGACGGGCGGCTTCATCTATGCCGATTCCGTGCTCGGCAAGGGAACCGTGTTCCGCATCTTCCTGCCGCGCTATGTCGAGGAGGCCAAGACTGCCCAAGAGACCACCGCGGCCCAAGAGACCGCCTCGGCCCAAGATGGCGCCGCGACGGCGGCGGCTTCGTCCGAGCTCGCGCCGGCGGACATGCCGGACACGCGCGCCGTCGACCATACGGGCTCGGGACGCGTTCTGCTCGTCGAGGATGAGGAGGCGGTGCGCAAATTCGCGGCGCGGGCTCTCGCATCGCGGGGCTACGAGGTGCTCGAGGCGGCCTCCGGCCGTGAAGCGATCGAGCTTCTCGACAAGGCGGACGGTCCCATGGATCTCGTCGTCTCCGACGTGGTGATGCCGGAGATGGACGGCCCCTCGCTGATGCGGGAGCTGCGCAAGCGCGACCCCGATCTCAAGATCATCTTCGTCTCGGGCTATGCCGAGGACGCCTTCGCCAAGAACCTGCCCGAAGGCGAAAAATTCATGTTCCTGCCAAAACCCTTCACGCTCAAGCAGCTGATCGAGACGGTGAAGTCCGCCATCGGCTGA
- a CDS encoding ribonuclease T2, giving the protein MRMRLKIAAILSACLLALQGAAGAAAQDQHELYGAQPGIFDLYLLSLSWSPGFCDIEGDRKGKAECRGGAQLGFVVHGLWPQFENGDYPSFCDRSKNFVPSASLQIAREIYRDKGLAIGEWRKHGECTGLEPSLYYQAEIALFRKIKVPSTLAAPAAPLRASPAEIARAFASANPGLIEPRMVSVSCRRRELEEVRFCVTKDLSGFRACGNAVPDACNDGEITIPAVR; this is encoded by the coding sequence ATGCGCATGCGCCTGAAGATCGCGGCGATCCTGTCCGCCTGCCTGCTGGCGCTGCAGGGCGCGGCCGGTGCGGCTGCGCAGGATCAGCATGAGCTTTATGGCGCGCAGCCTGGCATCTTCGATCTCTATCTGTTGTCGCTGTCCTGGTCGCCGGGCTTCTGCGACATCGAAGGCGACCGCAAAGGCAAGGCGGAATGCCGCGGCGGTGCCCAGCTCGGCTTCGTGGTGCATGGGCTCTGGCCGCAATTCGAGAATGGCGATTACCCTTCCTTTTGCGACCGCTCGAAGAACTTCGTGCCCAGCGCCTCGCTCCAGATCGCCCGCGAAATCTATCGCGACAAGGGCCTCGCCATCGGCGAGTGGCGCAAGCACGGGGAATGCACGGGGCTGGAGCCTTCGCTCTATTACCAGGCCGAGATCGCCTTGTTCCGCAAGATCAAGGTGCCGAGCACGCTCGCCGCACCGGCCGCTCCCTTGCGGGCAAGCCCGGCCGAGATCGCTCGCGCCTTCGCCAGCGCCAATCCAGGCCTGATCGAGCCCCGCATGGTGAGCGTCTCCTGCCGGCGGCGCGAGCTCGAGGAGGTGCGCTTCTGCGTCACCAAGGACCTCTCCGGTTTCCGTGCCTGCGGCAACGCCGTTCCCGATGCCTGCAACGACGGCGAGATCACCATTCCGGCCGTCAGATGA